The sequence GCCGAACTGTGTGCCGTTGCCATCTTCGGCACCATAACCATTGCCGGAAAGGTCTGCTAGATCAGTTACTTTAAAACCAGCCACCGTCACATTCGCGGCATTCGAGGCATCGTAATGCGCATAAACGGAAGAACCCTCGACCGTCGCATAAGGTGTGGCTTCGAATTCGTTACTCGTCGCCGGAGACACTCCATCGGTCGCGACGACCTGATAGAAATACTTCGTGCCATTGGTCAGGCCGGTGTCGGTGAACTCGCTGGCAAAGGTGCCGCCGGTCAAGGTCGCGATCGGCGCCCCGTAGGAGCCGGAAGTCGTGCTGCGGTAGACCTCATAGGAGGTGGCAAGGCCGGAGAGATCATCATTCCAGTCAAGAACGACCGTTTCGCTGGTGCCCACGGATGCGGTCAGATCAGGCGCTAAAATGGTTGTGGGAATGAAATCAAAGAATAGTTCCGTGAGACGCACCTGCCCGTTGCCACTCGGATTGCCCGTGTCGCCCGTATGGAAGGAGATTTTGTCGCCGGTTTCGAGCGCCTGAGTGACGAACTGCGTGACGTTGCTACCCACCGCGCCGCCGCCGTTATAGACTGCGGTGGAAACGGTCGTGCCATTTTGGAGGTATCGGACTCGTGCGCCGTCCCCATCGTTGTTCATGCGAATGGCGGAAAGATTCACTCCGTTAGCACCCGTCAAATTGGTGAAGTCGAAGGTAAAGACCAGGCCCTGACCGATAATCGTGTTGACGTTGGCGTTGATATCCGAATTGACGGCCCATTCAGTATTACCCGAGAACACCCCGTCTGCGAGGCCGCCGGTGAAGTCGGCCGGATCAAAATTGTCGGCGATCGTGCCGAGCGCCTCAAAATTGATGGTGAAGCTACCGCCGATATACGAGGGAAATGCGTCACGTTTGGGTGGATTGAGCGCTACGGTCCGCGCCCCGGCAGTCCCGGTCAAGGTGACGGTGTCGGCGGTGATATTGACCGTGATGATGCCGGCTTGGGTGTCTTCACCGCCTTGCCCGTTAAATTTGAGGCCGACATCGGTATCCGCGCCGAAAGCATGGAAACTAAGGGCTGTCGCGCCAAGAATCGCCAAAAGGCATTTGGAAAGACAGGTCGGTCTTTTCGTTCGAAGAACACTGCAGCGCGTGCGATTGGGGTCGAATAATGGATTTTTCATAAGATTTTGCGTCTATGGGTTGTTTTTGAATTTTTCAGCCACAAGTGGGAATTCAAGATTCCCATATTAGATTTTTATTAACCAAACAATGGAACTCAGGATCGGGATAGTCCCCAAAGTGATGACATCGAAGCCTAGGGTTCAATGATTTCCGCACGCATGAACTGCTTTGACTCGTCGCCTACGGGTGTGGAACTACGTAGGAGTAGATGATCCTGCTCATCGGATGCTACGATACAATGTGGAAGTCCGGTATTCCAGATGGAGAGATCGATCGAGACCGAGCCGGCGATCTGAACGGCGCGGCGGCGGTCTCTTGGCAGCCAATATTCGAGGAAGGAATCCTCTCCGACCCTGGTCAGTCGGCCTTCGGGGCGCGCCACGGATGAGGCGAGCCGCGGGTTGGTCGCGAAGGCATACTCCCAGAGGGTTGGCACCCCGTCGCCGTCGGCATCGTTGCCCCACTGGCTGAAGGACGTGCTCAGGCCGGGATCGACATCGCCGAAAATGCGGAAACGCCAGGCATCGGGGGAAAGCAGGTCGACCGGGTTCGCAGCCTGGGCATCGTTCATCGCGTTGTATCCGGCGACTTTCAGGACGATATCCTCCACCCCCGCATCCACCGGCACGGTTGCGGTGGTCGCTCCCGCAGGCAGCTCGGCGACGATCTCGCCTGGGCCGCCGTTCACATGTTTGCGGACGATGTAACCCAGTTCGTTGTCCGAGGCATCGGTCCAGTCGAGTTTCACGGAGTTGGGGGAGAGCAACTGCGTTTGGAGATTTCCCGGCGGCTGCGGGGCGGCTGTCGGCGCGGGGGAAAACTCGGTGGAGGAGCCGCTGAACTGCCGGAACGGGCGATCCGGAATGCCGCCGATGTAGTTGGCGAGGCGTTTCTTCAGGTCGTAGGTAGTGGCGGGCTCCTGGCCGTAGAGGTTCGTGTTCTCGTCCGGGTCGGTGTTCAGGTTGTAGAGCTGATCGTCGTCGAAGTAGGTCGGGTTCGTGTTGGCCACACCCGCGCCGAGGCCGCTGTTGTTGATGTAATAGGGTCGTGGAATGGTTCCTCCCGTCGGCTGCGAGTTCGCACCGAATTGCGGCCAGGTTCCGCCGTTCGCGATCTGGGTGTAAACCGATGGCGTGTAGCGCACCGCGATGTATTTCCGGTCCCTGGTGCGGACGGCGCGCGCGTATCCGATCTCGCAGAAAAGATCATCCCGGACCGCCGCGTTGCCGCCATTGAGCACGGGCACGAGGCTCACGCCGTCCACCGGGCGCGTCGGCAGGGCGGAAGCTCCGGTCAGCGCGAGCAAGGTCGGCGCAATGTCCACATGGCTGATGATCTCGCCATAATTGCGTCCCGGCGAGGCGACACCATTGGGCCAGTTCATCACGAACGGCACTTTCATCCCGAGGTCGTAGAGCGATGATTTCCCCCAGACCAGCGGGCCGTTGAGCGTTTTCTCGCCGTGGTCGGAGGTGAAAATGATCAGGGTGTCGTTGCGGATGCCGTGCTGGGTGAGCTTGTTGAGGATGGCCTTGATGGAATAATCGAGCCAGGTCTCGCGGGCGGAGATGAGATCCTTTCCGGCGCCGGTCACCTGATTCACGATCGCCTGCCGTGCCGGCATGAACGTGTAGTCTTCGTCCGGCAGGTAGCCCGCGCTGGTGTAGCCCTTGTCGGCGAGGAGGGTCTTGCTCAGGTCGTTGCGCACCGGCCCGTGGTTGATGGTGGGTGCCATGTAGAGGAAGAAGCGTTCGCCGTGGTTTTCCTCGATGAAATCCAGCGCACCTTTCGTAATCCATTCCTGGTTGTGGACGTTGAGGGCATCGTTGCGGAGTTCCGCGAGGTTCGCCTTGTAGTAGCTTTCCACGTAGTCGAAGCCGAATTCCCGCATGCGCTGGCAGAGCACGCGATGGTTGTGCTTCATCTTGCCATTGGTCGCGGCATCGGTCTTGGGGTCGGCGGCCTGCGGGTAGGTGAGCAGGCCCTTCGCCGCCCAGTTTGCGGTCGAGTTCAGGTCATCATCGGTGAAATGCCCTTTGCCGACCATGCCGGTGCGGTAACCCGCCTGCCGGAGCCACGCACCGAGGTTTTCCCCATCGGTTTCCAGCTCGGTGTCGGAAACGCCGAAGCGCCCGAGCGTGCCGAGCGGGTAGCGGGCGATGAACTGCGCGCTGGTGTTGCGCGAAGCCCAGCGCCCTGTGAGCAGCGAGTAGCGCGAGGGGCCGCAGACCGTGGATGCCGCGAAGGCTTGGGTGAAACGGACGCCGGTGGACGCAAGGGTGTCGAGGGTTGGGGTGATGCAGTCGCGCCCCTCGAAGCCGAAGTGCTGGCCGCCCGCCATGTCGTCCACGTTCACGATGATGATGTTCGGGCCGGTGGCGGCGGTCTGCGCGACGACCTCGTAGTAGAGGGAGGTCGCGGTCTGGGTGAGTTGCAGCCGGCGGTTTGCAGGGAGATCGAAATTGCGCGTCCGCACCCCCGCCGTGCTGCCGGAAAACGACCCGAAGTTCGCCAGCACGAACCTGTTTCCGACATTGAAAGAGCCGGTGAAATCCGTGCCATCGAGGATCCACTGGGATCCGCGGTCGAGCACCAGCTTGGCGCTGCCGAGTTCAAGCGGTTCGCAGCCGCCGGAATCGGGTTTCGTTTCCACGGTGGCCGCGGTGCCCACCGCGAACTCATCGGTGGAGGATGCGCCGGAATACCCGAAGGACACGCCCGATCCCGCCATCACCAGCCGCACCGCTTTCTCGATGTTCCGCCCTATGGTCATCGATTTCATGGAAAGCGCGCCGCTGCCCGACAGTGTCAGGGAGCCGTTGATGATGCGGAGCTCGGAGATGCCGCCCGCCGCGCCGTTCAGGATGACATCGAAGCCCGCGATCTCGGCATCGTTGGCGGAGGCCGGCACACCGTCCGGGTTCCAGTTCGATGCGGTGGTCCAGAGCCTGTTTCCCGAGCCGTTGTCGAAAGCTCTGGTGCCCGGAGCCGGGGGCGCTGCAACCATGTCGAAGCTGAGCCCGCTGAGGACGAAGCCCTGTCCGACCGCGCTGGCGCTCGAGGCGACCGTGAACGTGCCGTTGACGCCCTGAGACGAGACGTCCGCCGTGCCGCTGGATCCGGACAGGATGTGGACGGTGCCCGAGAGGTTGAGGTTCGCGCCCCCTGAGACGCCGACATAGCCGATACCCTGCAGGCTGAATCGCGTCCCCGGGGCGCTGAGGGTCGCGGTAATCACCTCGTTGACGCCCGAGGCATCCGCATCGATCAGCTGCGCGTTTCCGCCCTGGAGCGCGAGGCCGCCGCCGGTGTTGTTGATCCGCAGGGCACCGCTCCCGGTGGAGGAAAGCACGATGGAGAAACCCTGCCCCCACATCGCCGGATCGCTCACCGTCCCCACCGGACCGTCGAATTCGTTCACATAGGAGGCCGGATCCGGATCGGTGCAGGAGGCGTCCAGGGAGACGTTGCCCGAGGCATCCACCGCAAACGACAACGTGATGTTGCCGGTGTTCTGGATCGCACTTGCAGCCCCCGTGTAGGAATGGCTGAAGTCCACCTGCACGGCTGCCAGCGCCCCGCAGGCGCAGGCCATCCAACAGGCACCTGCCAGCAGGGTCACGGGGCGGAAGGCTTTCGATTTGGGCGATTTCATTTCAAAAGGTTTTGGTAGCAAAGGAAAGCTCCCGTCCGTTTCCGGATGGGAGCTTGGGAAGGAAGCCTTATGATAGCCCCTTGCCGCTGATGCGGATCAGGCGCGGCGGCGGCGGAGAAGGGCGAGCATACCGAGTGCGCCGAGGAGGGCTGTGGAGGGCTC comes from Akkermansiaceae bacterium and encodes:
- a CDS encoding sulfatase-like hydrolase/transferase encodes the protein MKSPKSKAFRPVTLLAGACWMACACGALAAVQVDFSHSYTGAASAIQNTGNITLSFAVDASGNVSLDASCTDPDPASYVNEFDGPVGTVSDPAMWGQGFSIVLSSTGSGALRINNTGGGLALQGGNAQLIDADASGVNEVITATLSAPGTRFSLQGIGYVGVSGGANLNLSGTVHILSGSSGTADVSSQGVNGTFTVASSASAVGQGFVLSGLSFDMVAAPPAPGTRAFDNGSGNRLWTTASNWNPDGVPASANDAEIAGFDVILNGAAGGISELRIINGSLTLSGSGALSMKSMTIGRNIEKAVRLVMAGSGVSFGYSGASSTDEFAVGTAATVETKPDSGGCEPLELGSAKLVLDRGSQWILDGTDFTGSFNVGNRFVLANFGSFSGSTAGVRTRNFDLPANRRLQLTQTATSLYYEVVAQTAATGPNIIIVNVDDMAGGQHFGFEGRDCITPTLDTLASTGVRFTQAFAASTVCGPSRYSLLTGRWASRNTSAQFIARYPLGTLGRFGVSDTELETDGENLGAWLRQAGYRTGMVGKGHFTDDDLNSTANWAAKGLLTYPQAADPKTDAATNGKMKHNHRVLCQRMREFGFDYVESYYKANLAELRNDALNVHNQEWITKGALDFIEENHGERFFLYMAPTINHGPVRNDLSKTLLADKGYTSAGYLPDEDYTFMPARQAIVNQVTGAGKDLISARETWLDYSIKAILNKLTQHGIRNDTLIIFTSDHGEKTLNGPLVWGKSSLYDLGMKVPFVMNWPNGVASPGRNYGEIISHVDIAPTLLALTGASALPTRPVDGVSLVPVLNGGNAAVRDDLFCEIGYARAVRTRDRKYIAVRYTPSVYTQIANGGTWPQFGANSQPTGGTIPRPYYINNSGLGAGVANTNPTYFDDDQLYNLNTDPDENTNLYGQEPATTYDLKKRLANYIGGIPDRPFRQFSGSSTEFSPAPTAAPQPPGNLQTQLLSPNSVKLDWTDASDNELGYIVRKHVNGGPGEIVAELPAGATTATVPVDAGVEDIVLKVAGYNAMNDAQAANPVDLLSPDAWRFRIFGDVDPGLSTSFSQWGNDADGDGVPTLWEYAFATNPRLASSVARPEGRLTRVGEDSFLEYWLPRDRRRAVQIAGSVSIDLSIWNTGLPHCIVASDEQDHLLLRSSTPVGDESKQFMRAEIIEP